One genomic window of Ammospiza nelsoni isolate bAmmNel1 chromosome 4, bAmmNel1.pri, whole genome shotgun sequence includes the following:
- the NPY5R gene encoding neuropeptide Y receptor type 5 yields MDLEFKDRTNSTHTKNTSAATKNFSAWEDYKSSVDDMQYFLIGLYTLISLAGFVGNLLILMALLKCKQKTVINILIGNLAFSDILVVLFCSPFTLTSVLLDQWMFGTVMCHVMPFLQCASVLVSTLMLISIAAVRYRMIKYPLSSNLTAKQGYFLIVSVWAFGFTICSPLPVFHKTVDLSKTLNLEGLENRLLCIESWPSDSYRIAFTIALLFMQYILPLACLTASHTSVCRSIGARLSNKENKFEEKEMINLTLHPSKSAGTQVQPSRYSRWSCAFGRRHHRRYSRKTSSVMPAISRHHQDTHSRDLPETSDTEKSQLFSSSKFIPGIPICFEMKPEENTEIQNMITVSQSIIRIKTRSRRVFCRLTVLILVFGFSWMPLHLFHIVTDFNATLISNRHFKLVYCICHLLGMMSCCLNPILYGFLNNSIKADLMSLIPCCQIP; encoded by the coding sequence ATGGATTTAGAATTTAAAGACCGTACCAACAGCACACATACCAAGAACACCTCTGCTGCAACAAAGAATTTTTCTGCCTGGGAAGACTATAAGAGTAGTGTTGATGACATGCAGTACTTTCTCATTGGGCTGTACACACTTATAAGTCTGGCTGGCTTTGTGGGAAATCTACTTATACTAATGGCCCTACTAAAGTGCAAGCAGAAGACAGTAATAAACATTCTCATTGGAAACTTGGCCTTTTCTGACATCTTGGTTGTGCTGTTTTGTTCACCTTTCACGCTGACATCCGTCCTGCTTGACCAATGGATGTTTGGCACCGTCATGTGCCATGTAATGCCCTTCCTCCAGTGCGCCTCAGTCCTAGTTTCAACTTTGATGTTAATATCTATTGCTGCAGTCAGGTACCGTATGATAAAGTATCCCCTCTCCAGCAATCTCACAGCAAAGCAAGGCTATTTCTTAATAGTGAGCGTTTGGGCCTTTGGCTTCACAATTTGCTCCCCTCTGCCAGTTTTCCATAAAACCGTGGACCTCAGCAAAACTCTGAATTTGGAGGGACTGGAGAACAGGCTGCTGTGCATCGAGTCCTGGCCCTCTGATTCCTACAGGATCGCCTTCACGATAGCCTTGCTGTTCATGCAGTACATCCTGCCGCTGGCGTGCCTCACCGCCAGCCACACCAGCGTCTGCAGGAGCATAGGTGCTAGGCTGTCAAACAAGGAAAACAAGTTTGAAGAAAAGGAGATGATAAACCTAACTCTTCATCCCTCTAAGAGCGCTGGCACACAGGTTCAACCCTCCAGATATTCCAGGTGGAGCTGCGCCTTTGGCAGAAGGCACCACAGAAGATACAGTAGAAAGACTTCAAGTGTGATGCCAGCTATTTCAAGGCATCATCAGGATACTCATTCCAGAGATCTCCCAGAAACCTCTGACACAGAAAAAAGCCAGCTCTTTTCCTCCAGTAAATTCATCCCTGGGATCCCTATCTGTTTTGAAATGaaaccagaagaaaacacagagatcCAGAATATGATTACAGTATCCCAGTCCATCATAAGAATTAAGACAAGATCAAGGAGGGTTTTTTGCAGACTGACAGTGCTAATACTAGTTTTTGGCTTCAGTTGGATGCCTCTTCACCTTTTCCACATTGTCACAGATTTTAATGCCACTCTCATTTCCAACAGGCACTTTAAATTAGTATATTGCATATGCCATTTGTTGGGTATGATGTCCTGCTGCTTGAATCCCATCCTCTATGGGTTTCTTAACAACAGCATAAAAGCTGATTTAATGTCCCTTATTCCATGCTGCCAAATACCATGA